GTCCCGTTATAGAAGGCCCCTGCTGCCAACATGCTGTCAGCATCAGTGGCACTGATCCTGACAAAAGAGGCTGCCTGAAAGAGACTTGCCTGAAAGAGACTTGCCCAAAAGAGATTTGCCATGCGACGCGCCGACCGGCTGTTTCAGATCATCCAGGTGCTCAGGCGCACCCGCAAACCGCTGACGGCGGATGCGATCGCGGCCGAGCTGGAAACCTCGAAGCGGACGATCTATCGCGACATCGCGACCCTGATCGGACAGCGCGTGCCGATCCGCGGCGAGGCCGGGATGGGCTATATCCTGGAAAAGGGGTTCGACCTGCCGCCCTTGATGCTGACACCCGACGAAATCGAGGCGGCGGTGCTCGGCGCGCAATGGGTCGCCGGCCACGCCGATCCGGCGCTGGCGCGCGCCGCCGACGATCTGATCGCCAAGATCGCCGACACCGTGCCGGAGCGGCTGCGCCCATTCGTGCTGGAGCCGGCGAGCCGCGCCCGGCCAGGTTGGAGCCGCGAGCCCGACCGCATCGACATGGTGCGCACGCGCTCGCACATCCACGAAGGCAAGAAGATCCAGCTGCACTACCGCGACGAGCAGGGCCGCGACAGCGAGCGCACGATCTGGCCGATCGCGGTCGGCTATCTCGAAGCGGTGCGGCTGCTTGCGGCCTGGTGCGAGCTGCGCAAGGACTTTCGCAGCTTCCGCACCGACCGCGTGGTCAACGCCGTCTATCTCGACGAGAGATACCCCGAAAGGCGTGACATCCTGCGGGCACGGTGGCGGCAGAGCCTGGTCTGGGAACGGCCGAAAGATACGTGAGTCGAGGCGACCAGAGGAATTTCCGATGTCTGTGAAAATCGGCGATCCTGCCGTGCCGGATCAAAGCCCCTGCCAGTCCTGCGGCGCCTGCTGCGCCTATTCGGCGAACTGGCCGCGCTTCACGATCGAGGACGACGATCAGCTCGACCTGATCCCGGCCGAGCTCGTCAATGAAAGGCTGTCGGGCATGCGCTGCGAGGGCGACCGCTGCGCGGCGCTGCACGGCGTGATCGGCCAGGCGACCGCATGCCGGATCTACTCGGTCAGGCCGGACGTGTGCCGGACCTGCATGCCGGGTGACGCCGAATGCGACATGGCGCGGCGCCGGCATGGGCTGCCGGTGCTTCACCCTCCCCTGCAAGGCGGTGAAAAGATCAGGCCGTGACGGTCTCGGTCGCCTCGTCGTCGATCTCATCATCGATCGGCACGAAGGTGGCGAGCGGCTTGGTGGACAGCGTGATCGGCTTGCGGCCGGCATAGCCGGACGACGAGCTTTGCCGCGCAGCCGGCTCGCGCGAGAGCGAATAGAGCGTGGCGCCGGCGCGGCCGCCGAACTGGATCATGTCGCGCTCGGTGCAGGAGCCGGCAATCGCAAGCGCCAGCGAATAAAGATGCGCGCGGCGATAGCAGAACATGGCCAGCATCGCGCGGACGCTGGGCGAGACACTCTCGACCAGTCGTGGCAGGCCTTGCTCGCTGGCGCGATACATCTCGCCGAGCAGTTCATCCCTGATCGGGCAGACGTCGCTGTCATAGGCGTCGCGGCTTGAAAACATTGCAGTTCTCCCCACGCGGAAAGGATGCAATGCAATTCTCTAACGAAGGGTTAACCACGCACCCCGGTAGTCACACGGGGGGCGGTTGATCGATCGTCGCGAATCGGAACGGCGCAGGCGGGTGCGCGGTCGAGAGGCTCTCTCCAATGCTGCAAAAGAGCACTAACGCACGTTGTCTTCGATCCACGCGGCGATCGCCTGTCCGATCGCAGGGCCCGAATCCTCCTGGATGAAGTGCGAGCCTTTGACCGTCACCTCGCGCTGGTTCTTCCATTGCCGGCAGAACTCCCTGACCGGCCCGATCAGGATCGCGCCGGGCTCGGCATTGACGAACAATTTCGGGATATCGTTCTCCGCCATCCAGCGCGCATAGTCGGCGACGATCGCGACGACGTCGGCGGGCTCGCCCGCGATCGGAATCTGCCGCGGCCAGGTCAGCGTCGGCCAGCGGTCCTCCGATTCGAGGAACGGGCGGCGGTACTCGGCCATCTCGACATCCGACAGCTTGCGCAGCACCGAGCCGGGCAGCACCCGCTCGACGAACATGTTGCGCTCCAGGATCAGGCTCTCGCCCTTGTCGGAGCGGAAACCCTGGAAAATCGGCGTGGCCGCCGCACTCCATTCCTCCCAGCCGGCGACCGGGCGCACGATGCCCTCCATATAGGCGATGCCGCGGATGCGATTGCGATGATTGTTGGCCCAGTCGAAACCGAGCGCGGAGCCCCAGTCATGGACGACGAGCACGATCTTCTCCTGCGGAGCGATCACCGCATCGATGAAGGCGGCAAGGTATTTCCGGTGGGTGACGAAGCGATAGGTGTCCGGCCCTGGATTGGGCAGCTTGGCGGAATCGCCCATGCCGATCAGGTCGGGCGCGATCAGCCGGCCGCTGCCTTCGAGCTCGGGCATGACGTCGCGCCAGAGATAGGACGAGGTGGGATTGCCGTGCAGGAACAGGATCGGCGCGCCGCTGCCGCGCTCATGATAGGCCATGCGGCCGTCCAGCACGTCGACGGTCTTCTTGGCGAGCCTCTGTTCGGTCATTGGGCGCTCCCTGCGATCCAGGCTCTCAGCATGCCGCGCCCACGCGCCCGGCGCAAACCGCTCGCGCCCCTCCCGTCCCGCGTCAGCTGCGGCTAAGGTGGAAAGATATCCCTCGCTGCCGGCGGCACCTTCATGACTATCCCGTTTGCGATCACCGACCTGCGGCAGTGCCCGCAATTTTTCGACATCGTCGCACGACGGATCTGGCAGGCCTGGTGGGAGCCGAACGGCTACCCGCTCGATCACATTTCAGTGCGCCTGCGCGACAACATGGCGGACACGCCGATCCCGTTCGCGCTGGTCGCCCACGACGGCGCGGCCTTTCTCGGAACCGCGTCGGTGGTCGCTTCCGACCTGGAACAACGTCCGCAACTTTCGCCGTGGGTTGCGGCGCTCTGGGTCGAGGCCGCGGCGCGCCGACGCGGCGTCGGCGCCGCGCTCGTCCACCGTGCAGCACGCGACTGTCTCGCGCTCGGCGTCGAGCGCGTCTATCTCTGCGCGCGGCCGCGCTTGCGGGATTTCTACAACGGGCTGGGCTGGACGCTGATCGAGCAGGACGTCGGACCGCGCGGCCTCGATGTCTTCAGTTCGCAGCCATGAAGATCGACAGACCAAAGCCGGTCAGATGATGCAGCGCCTGGTCGACGCCGATCAGGGTCCAGAACCACGGATGCTCGTGGTTGATGCCGAGATTCGCCGAGCAAAATCCCTTGGCGCGGTCCACCGTGATGTGGATCAGGAAATCGATCACCGCGACGAACCAGAAGCGCGGCGCGACGATCAGGATCAGCGCCATTGCAACCGCAAGGTGAACCAGGCAGTGCGCCAGGAGCGGCAGCGCCCAGCCCTTCTTCTGATCCTTGCCGAGCGCCATCCAGGAGGTCTGCAGCACGAAATCCGCGATGACGTGCTTGAAGGTCAGCAGCAGCATCCAGCCGATCAGAAGGCCAACCGGGACCGATGACGACATGGGGGGAAAAGACAAAGCTGGCGCCCTCGCTGGCTCGGACCTGAAACGCACGGAAAGACGAGGCGTTCAGCGCTACTCCCGCAGTCCCGGGCCCCATCGGCCGGGTCGGAACCCGTTATGGCATCTCCGGCCGCCGATTGCACCAGTGTGGAACCGGAAAATGGCCGGGTGTGGCCAAACGGCGATAGGCTGCCCGCGGGGACGCTGCTCCGCCACGCCT
This genomic interval from Bradyrhizobium sp. NP1 contains the following:
- a CDS encoding DUF3307 domain-containing protein, encoding MLLLTFKHVIADFVLQTSWMALGKDQKKGWALPLLAHCLVHLAVAMALILIVAPRFWFVAVIDFLIHITVDRAKGFCSANLGINHEHPWFWTLIGVDQALHHLTGFGLSIFMAAN
- a CDS encoding haloalkane dehalogenase, with the translated sequence MTEQRLAKKTVDVLDGRMAYHERGSGAPILFLHGNPTSSYLWRDVMPELEGSGRLIAPDLIGMGDSAKLPNPGPDTYRFVTHRKYLAAFIDAVIAPQEKIVLVVHDWGSALGFDWANNHRNRIRGIAYMEGIVRPVAGWEEWSAAATPIFQGFRSDKGESLILERNMFVERVLPGSVLRKLSDVEMAEYRRPFLESEDRWPTLTWPRQIPIAGEPADVVAIVADYARWMAENDIPKLFVNAEPGAILIGPVREFCRQWKNQREVTVKGSHFIQEDSGPAIGQAIAAWIEDNVR
- a CDS encoding YafY family protein, yielding MRRADRLFQIIQVLRRTRKPLTADAIAAELETSKRTIYRDIATLIGQRVPIRGEAGMGYILEKGFDLPPLMLTPDEIEAAVLGAQWVAGHADPALARAADDLIAKIADTVPERLRPFVLEPASRARPGWSREPDRIDMVRTRSHIHEGKKIQLHYRDEQGRDSERTIWPIAVGYLEAVRLLAAWCELRKDFRSFRTDRVVNAVYLDERYPERRDILRARWRQSLVWERPKDT
- a CDS encoding YkgJ family cysteine cluster protein produces the protein MSVKIGDPAVPDQSPCQSCGACCAYSANWPRFTIEDDDQLDLIPAELVNERLSGMRCEGDRCAALHGVIGQATACRIYSVRPDVCRTCMPGDAECDMARRRHGLPVLHPPLQGGEKIRP
- a CDS encoding GNAT family N-acetyltransferase, whose product is MTIPFAITDLRQCPQFFDIVARRIWQAWWEPNGYPLDHISVRLRDNMADTPIPFALVAHDGAAFLGTASVVASDLEQRPQLSPWVAALWVEAAARRRGVGAALVHRAARDCLALGVERVYLCARPRLRDFYNGLGWTLIEQDVGPRGLDVFSSQP